TATTTGTTGGAATAACGGAACATTATAGTGAAGATTTAAAAGATTTATCCGAATTATTGGGATGGAAAAATTTTCAGGAATTTCACCACAATATCACTGGGAATTCTCGTAAGAATGTGAGTCAGGAAGACAGAGAAATTATCAGACAACTCAATTTGAAGGATGAAGAATTGTATGCCAAAGCCTTGTCTATGCGTTTGGATAGAAAAAGCGAAGCGATGTAATGATTTGATTTTGTTGATTTCGAGCCTCATTTTATTTAAATGAATAGCCAAATTCTTCGATATCCTTTTTGTAAAAATCCGCCACCAAATCCATTAGGTCTTTTTCGTAATAGTCAAAATAATTATAGACAGGAATACTTTGATTGTGATGTTTCAGTTTTTCATTTACCCCTATTATTTGGCAAATTTTCTGAAAATCTTCTTCAAGGGTTTCAAATCGGCCAATGAAATCCAAATCCACTTCATTATTTTCATTGATTAGCCAATCTTTTTGAGGTGCAAAATTTGCCTTAGCTCTATCTTCAAAGTTTTGATAGCGATGGTTTATCAACTCAAAGCTCCATTTTCTAAATTCATCATGACTAAATTCAGGAACTTGTATTCCTTGCTCTATCTTTTTTCTTCTCTTAAAGCGATAATAGGAAAATAAACGATCCCACGGATTTCTAACAAAGGAAAATTTAAACGCATTATCCCATTTTTCTGCACCTACTAATTGCTGTACTTCTTTGGAGTGATAATGTTTGCTGTAAGAGCTACCTCTCACTTTATTGAAATCTAATGAATGACGAATACTTGTTCCTGCTGTTTTTGTGATGTGAATGAAAATTACATCTTCCCGATTTTTGAGGTAAAAAGGATATTTTGAATCGTAAAAAAAATCAATAATTTTATTAAACATATATTTAG
This window of the Chitinophagales bacterium genome carries:
- a CDS encoding sulfotransferase family 2 domain-containing protein, which gives rise to MFNKIIDFFYDSKYPFYLKNREDVIFIHITKTAGTSIRHSLDFNKVRGSSYSKHYHSKEVQQLVGAEKWDNAFKFSFVRNPWDRLFSYYRFKRRKKIEQGIQVPEFSHDEFRKWSFELINHRYQNFEDRAKANFAPQKDWLINENNEVDLDFIGRFETLEEDFQKICQIIGVNEKLKHHNQSIPVYNYFDYYEKDLMDLVADFYKKDIEEFGYSFK